In one window of Pirellulales bacterium DNA:
- a CDS encoding pyridoxine 5'-phosphate synthase — protein sequence MPHLGVNIDHVATLRQARRTNEPDPVWAAALAQMSGADGITIHLREDRRHIQDRDLEILRQTVTVKLNLELATNEDVLAIACRVRPDQATLVPERREEVTTEGGLDAIGNCPAVADAIHRLRDAGIVVSLFLDPDPKQIDLAADLAADAVELHTGAYALAAPGKPQADQLAALAWAAGLVRKNGLTLHAGHGLTYHNVCPVAELEGISELNIGHSIISRAVMVGLPQAVREMKQLIS from the coding sequence GTGCCTCACCTCGGCGTTAATATCGACCACGTTGCTACGTTGCGGCAGGCTCGGCGCACGAATGAGCCCGATCCGGTGTGGGCGGCCGCGTTGGCTCAGATGAGCGGCGCCGACGGCATCACGATCCACCTCCGCGAAGACCGCCGGCATATTCAGGATCGCGACTTAGAGATTCTCCGCCAAACGGTCACGGTCAAGCTGAACCTCGAACTCGCGACGAATGAAGATGTGTTGGCGATCGCTTGCCGTGTGCGGCCCGATCAGGCCACGCTGGTGCCCGAGCGGCGCGAGGAAGTGACCACGGAAGGGGGCCTCGACGCGATCGGCAATTGCCCGGCCGTTGCCGACGCCATTCACCGGCTGCGCGACGCGGGGATCGTCGTCAGCCTGTTTCTGGATCCCGATCCGAAACAGATTGACTTGGCCGCGGATTTGGCCGCCGACGCGGTCGAACTGCACACGGGCGCTTATGCCTTGGCCGCCCCCGGCAAGCCCCAAGCCGACCAATTGGCGGCGCTCGCCTGGGCGGCCGGCTTGGTGCGCAAGAATGGCCTTACGCTCCATGCCGGCCATGGGCTGACGTATCACAACGTCTGCCCGGTGGCCGAGCTTGAAGGCATTTCGGAATTGAACATCGGCCACAGCATCATTTCCCGGGCCGTAATGGTCGGCCTGCCGCAAGCGGTCCGTGAGATGAAGCAACTAATTTCGTGA